The Nitrospirota bacterium genome has a window encoding:
- a CDS encoding archease, with protein MNSDLFSPFKIIDTTADIGLIAFGTSLMALFENAGKGLFSLIADLNRVEPRFTYPVHSKASGLKVQDPEGLLVEWLNELIYIHQTRNVLGKICHLTSIELELRGYFLGEPIDWSKHELKFDIKAATFHRLYIKKTASSLYEGQVIFDI; from the coding sequence ATGAACTCTGACCTATTTTCTCCATTTAAGATCATCGATACGACCGCGGATATCGGGTTGATCGCCTTCGGAACGTCCTTAATGGCGTTGTTTGAAAATGCCGGAAAAGGTCTCTTTTCCCTGATTGCAGACCTTAACCGGGTCGAACCTCGTTTTACTTATCCGGTCCATTCAAAAGCTTCCGGATTAAAGGTTCAGGACCCCGAAGGACTTTTAGTTGAATGGCTCAATGAATTGATTTATATTCATCAAACGCGCAATGTTCTTGGCAAGATTTGCCACCTGACCTCGATCGAGCTGGAGTTAAGAGGATATTTTTTAGGAGAACCGATCGATTGGTCTAAACATGAATTAAAATTCGACATTAAGGCAGCAACTTTTCACCGGCTTTATATCAAAAAAACCGCTTCTTCCCTTTACGAAGGACAGGTTATCTTTGATATTTAA